The Polaribacter sp. KT25b genome contains the following window.
TCTTTAGATTTTTCTAAGTTTACAGGAAGAATAGCAATTGGACGTGTATTTAGAGGAGATTTAGAAGTTGGTAAAGACTACATGCTATGTAAAGCAGATGGTTCTACTAAAAAAGTAAGAATTAAAGAATTACACGTATTCGAAGGAATGGGTAAAGTACAAGTAGAAAAAGTTCCTTGTGGAGACATTTGTGCTATAACTGGTTTAGAAGGATTTGAAATTGGTGATACTGTTGCAGATTTAGAAAACCCAGAAGCGTTACCTAGAACAGAAATAGATCAACCTACAATGAGTATGTTATTTACAATTAACAACTCTCCTTTCTTTGGTAAAGAAGGTAAATTTGTAACCTCTCGTCACTTAAGAGATCGTTTATTTAAAGAATTAGAAAAAAACTTGGCATTAAAAGTTGAAACTACTGATAGTGAAGATAAATTTAACGTTTTCGGACGTGGAGTTTTACACTTATCTGTTTTAATAGAAACAATGCGTAGAGAAGGATATGAATTACAAGTGGGAAGACCACAAGTAATTATTAAAGAAATTGATGGTAAGAAACATGAACCAATGGAAACATTGTCTATTGATGTACCAGAAGATATGGCTTCTAAAGCAATTAACTTAGTATCTCTTAGAAAAGGAGATATGTTAGTTATGGAACCAAAAGGAGATTTACAACACTTAGAATTTTCTATTCCTTCTAGAGGTTTAATTGGTTTAAGAAATAAGATTTTAACTGCAACTGGTGGTACAGCTATTATTAATCACCGTTTTTCTGAATATGGACCTTATAAAGGAGATTTTACTGAAGAGGTAAAAGGAGCTATTGTTTCTTCTGCTGCTGGTAAAGCAACTGCATATGCATTAAACCGTTTACAAGATAGAGGTGTTTTCTTTATCGATATTAATCAAGAGATTTATGTTGGTCAAGTAATTGGAGAAAACAGTAAATCTGATGATATGGCTGTAAACTTAATTAAAGGAAAGCAATTAACAAACATGCGTAAATCTGGTACAGATGATGCTATGAAAATTGCTCCAAAAGTAGATTTTTCTTTAGAGGAAAATATGGAATACATTAAAGCAGATGAGTATTTAGAGGTAACTCCAGAAAGCTTACGTATGCGTAAAATTGTTTTTAAAGGATAATTTAAAACACTGAACTTGTTTCAGTTTTTAATTAATATATTTTATAAAAGCTCAAGTTTTAAACTTGGGCTTTTTTACCTTTGTACTATGAGCGATTTTAAAGTTTTTTTTGATATATTACAAGAGAATTTACTAAATGATGAATTTGTAAAACTAACATTAAGCAAACCCATGAGAAAAAGTGAAGGTTTGTTAAATGTATATGTGCGTTTATTTAAAGTGGAAGGAAAAGAGGTTTTTGAATTAAAATATCGCCATTCTGAAGAGAATACATTTAAACAATTTTCTTTGGATGCTCTAACTGTTGAATTAGAAAAATTACTTCTAGAAACTTTTAGAACAGCTACTTTATTTACGTTAAGTCAAGATTTAATAGTGCTAGTTTCTAAAAAGAAATTGGTTTCTTACAGAGATAATGCCCCTAGTTTTAAAAATAAGCTTCCAGAAATTCCAATGCAATCATAATTTAAAAAAGATTTTTTGGCAGGTTTATAGATGAAAATGGTGTCTAGAATTCTAGATATGGTTAAATTATCTTAAAAATTAAAATTGTAATTTTTTTTCTCATCAAAAAAACAATATTTGTATAATTTATTTTGTGTGTTATTTTACCAATAAATAAGTAGAATACTCTTAAATTGTAATTTTATCAATACTTTTCGGTTCTTAAAATCATTTTAATTAAAAAAGTTAACGTGTTTATTATCATTTAAATAGTATTGATAATTTACAAAATCTTCAAGTTAAAAGGTCTTTATTAATACTTCTATAGTTTACCTTTGTATTAAAATTGTTAGATAACTATTTTTAATTTAATAAAGAAATACACCATATAAAATAATGAATGCAATATTTACAGATGCTAGTTTTCAAAATATAGTAAACGTAGCTAATAAATACGGAATTAGTACAAATGCTGTTACAGATTTAACGTATTGCCTTATGAATAGTAATGGTACTATGGCACAATTTAATATTCCGGAATTAGGTGGTGGCGGACAATGGATGCAAGGTGGTATGACCATGGTTGGAGATATGTTTAACAATAATCTTAAATATTTGGTAGACGGACTTTGTACAGATTTGTCTAATTTAATTCAGCAAGGAGCCATACAGTACAAACCTTTACCAAAAACGGCAAACGGGCAAGGCGGTTTTGCAGGTAATTGGTGGGGAAACTTAGGTTTTCCTAATTCTACCGGTAGCCAAAATGATACAAGTTATGCTATTTTTAATGGCATACATCGTTTGGCAATACAACAAAACGGAAAAGTAACTATTTTTGATACTTTAGATCATAACATTGGTGGAGTAGGACAACAACAAGGAGGCAATTACTCGGTTTCTTTTACTAGCCAATATGGTAATGTAGATTTAGGTTCTCTACCTATTGTTTCTGGAGGAAATGAGCCACAACAACCAGCTCCTGTTCAAAATAATGAAATACAAAATAACGTTGTAGAAACTCCTGTTGCACCAATTGCTCAAGATCCAATACAACCAGCAGAAAGTAATAACAACGTTAATAATTCTGCTTTTGAAGAGGATATTTTTGGTAAAATTGAAAAATTAGCAGGTTTAAAAGACAAAGGAATTCTTTCTACAGAAGAATTTGAAAATAAAAAAATAGACTTGTTAAATAGATTGTAAAATATATTTACGCACAAAGAAAGAAGAAGTATTCTTATATTCTAAAAAGCTCAAAATATTTAATTTGAGCTTTTTTTTAGAGAAATTGGTATTTCTTATTTTTTAATAGGAATACTTTCATAATTTATATTCAGAGAATTTTTAAACAAACGAAATAATTAAGGTATAAAATATTTATAATTTTTTCGAAATTATTGTTGTATGCTTTTTTCTAATTTTTATCAAAATTATAATAAAAATAATTAAAACGGTAGTTAAAATGATTGTAGTAAAAATAGGAAATGAGCTTATAATTGCATTGTCATTGCCATAAACTACAAAACCAGCCCAAAAATAAGGAGCTGATAATTTATTAGAAGCGTTCTTGGTTCTAAAACTTAATTTTGCATTTTTTAAAGCTTCAGATTTTGTTTGACCCTTTTTAAGGTTTTTATAAAAGAGTACCATAATTTTTTCGGTCGAAGAATCTGGTACTTCCCACAAACTAACAACTGTTGCAGGGACACCTGCAAAAGTAAATGCTCTTTGAAAAGATTCTAAATTTCCATTTTTTATTTTACCATTACCCGTGTTACAAGCACTTAAAATAGCTAATTCAGCGTTTAAACTTAAGCCATATAATTCTTCTAAATATAAATGATCTTCTTCATTGTCTAAATTATTACTAAACAACAAACGACTAAGTTCTGGGTAAGTTTTATTAATATCTGCATGCATAGCCAAATGTAAAATTTTAGCACTACTGGCCGTTTTTATAAATTCTACTTTTGTTAAATCATCATCATTAAAGAGTTTAGAAGGAAATAATTTGCTAATATTTTTAGCTTCAATACTTGCTCCTTTTAAGATGTTTGGTTTGTTTCTAACTTTAGATTTTGTTTTAGAATTAGAATAATTAGGTACATAAATATGTATGTTTTCTGAAGCAGATTTATTTTCTAATTTATAGTTGATCAATCCTAAATTAGAAGTATAATATGTACTATATAATTCGGTTATAAATTTATCATTTACCTTTAAAATTTCGAAAGGCAAATTAAATAAAACTCCATCTGGGTTTATAATTAAACGTGTAATGTTAGCATTTATATTGGGAATTAAAATAGCAGATAATTCATTACCTAGTTTATCTTTTAATTTTTTTTTTTTAATTTTACTTATGAAAGAAACCAAAATATTTTCCTCAGTATCTGTCCATGGTACTAAATTAACTTTAAAATTAGATTTTGAAATTTGATAAATAGCCATTTCATTTTCTAGATAAATATATTTTAAAATTAAATCATTTTTAGTAAGTTTTTTTTGAAGTTCTTTAACTGAAAAATTAAAATCACTTAGTAATTCTAATTGAGGAAATTGTTTTTTCTTATAAGATTCATGTTTAGCAATTAGTAGTTGAATAGAATCTCTTTTAAAAAGATTATTAGAAGTTTTTGCCTTGTTATACAAAGATGCCAATTGTATATTTCTTTGTTTTAAAGAATCTAATTTTGGCAATGTATTTGTGTAACGATTTTGGTAAAACTTTTTCCATTCTAGCTTATTTCTAAAAATTTCAAATTTGTTTAAAATTAATTTTTGGTTTAAATTAGTATTAAAATAACCAGTTTTTTTGTTTTTTAAAACACCATAAATAATTTTACGAAGCTGTTTGTTTTGTTGCTCATTAAAATGAATATCTAAATAGCTATTTTCAAATTGTTTCAGGGCTAAATAATAAATTATTACATTTTTTTTCTGAACAACGGTGTCTTTAGGGTAATAATTAGTGAGTTCTTCATTAATTCTAAGAAGTAAGCGGGTATGATTATAGCTTTTGCTAGGTATAAAATTTTTGTAATTATTGGCAAGACTATTTTTTCCGCTATGAATGTTTTGTATCGATTTATCAAAATAAAATAAAGCACTATCTTTTTGTTTTTTCTTTGCTTTTATCAGTGCTTTTTGAGCAAGAAAAAAAGGAATCCTGTCATCATTTTTTGTAATTCCTCTAAATAAAACAGACATAGTGCTATCTGCTTTATTTAATTGATTTCCTTTAGTAAATCCTTTAGCAATATTATATTTTATAGCCCATGGTAATCCTGGGTAGTTTTTTTCTTCTGTTAAGTAAAGTGCTTTAAAAAGGTAGTTTAAACCTGTTGATATATTTTTAGAACTAACTAAAGAGTCTGGGGTATGGGATATAAACCAATCTCCAATATGATTTAATGCTGTACTATAATAAATTCTCTCTTCTTTATGAAAGTCAGGTTGTTTATGCATAGATTCAAGAGACTCCATAGCCTTAATAATAGATATACTGTCTTTAGAATTTTCAGACAATTTCCAGAGCATATATATTTTTCGATATTTTGCAATAACTTTAAGCCGGTGATAATTATTATTTAGTAGAAAAGTATTGCTATCTATGTAGTTTTTATTTTTATTATAAATATTTTCGGCCAAACGCATATATTGTTTTGCTTTTTCAAAATTACCGAAGTATGCATTTTGGTTAGATAATAAAAGGTAAGCTCCCATTATAGAACCAGCATTAGGATTGTCTATATTTTCTAATAAGTTAAGAGAATTTAAGATACTTTTATAGCTTTTCATAGCATATCCTAATTCATTTTTTAAATACGCTTTTTTATTATAAAAAACGGCTTTAAGACTGTCTCCTTGTTGAGATTTTGGACAGAAGGAAATTCCTTTATCTAAAGAAGAAATATTTTGATGGCTTATTTTCTTTTTATGTAAGTCAATAAATTGATAGAGGTAAAAATGGGCATATTTAAGACTATCTTTTGCGTTAAGTGTTTTTTTACTTTGTAACTCTTTTAATTGAACATTAATGTCTTTAACTTTTCTTTTTTGGGCAGATATAACTTTAAAATAAGAGAGAAAACAAACTAAAAAAAAGTAAGAAAGTATTTTAGTTTTGTAGTTCATTATTTAATATTTATATAAAATAACTATTTAATATTATTTAATATTATTTTGATTTCTTCGGTCTTAAAGTTTAATTTTTGTTGCCTTTGTAATTTGTCTAAAAAAGTTATAGCAGCATCTTTTTTGTCTTGTTTTAATGAGATTAAAGCTAAGTACCAAAGACTTTCATTTTTCCATTCTTTATTGTCGTTAATTAAAATTTTATGAAAAAGAATTTCTGATTTTTTAAACTCTTCTAATTGTAAATATGCATTTGCTTTAAAAAAAAGTAGGGTATTGGCTTCTATAGAATCTTTTTCTGTTAATTTATTAAAACTTTCTATAGCTTTTAGATATTTCCCTTGTTCATACAAACTAAAAGCAAATGCCTTTTTAGATTTATTTACTTTATCTCTTACAATGGGTTCAATTACATTTTCATAAGGGGTAAAATGTAAATTATATAATTCATTATTAGAAAGAGATTTAGAGTTAAAAAGATAAAAACTAGACAAACCAATTAATAGAGCTATAGAAGCTACTAGTAACCAATTGTACTTTTTAGGTTTTGCAATTGAATTTTCAACCGATTGTATATAACTTTTAAGTTCTTTTCGTTTTTGTAAAGTAATTGCTTTTTTTAGATTTTTATCAAACTCTTTATTTTCCATGAGTTTCTGTTTTAATCTTTTCTTTTAGTTGTTTTAAACACCTTGACTTCTGACTTTTTACAACATTTTTATTATCATAATTTAAGGCATCAGTAATTTCGTCAATAGTATATCCTCTATAATAAAATAGTGTTAATACTTCTTTGCATTTTTTACCTAGTGTTGTAAATGCTTTTTGTAATAATAATTGAAATTGATTAGGTTCATCATCTAAAAATTTATTACTAATTTCTTTATAATTATAATCTTCTTTCTCTAAAGAAAAATCTTTAATTTTCTTATTGTTTTTCCTAGTTTTTTCATACAACATGTACTTGCCAATTCCAAATAAATATGTTTTTATAGTACATTTTAAATGGTCTATTTCTCCTTTTAAAGCTTTTTCTTGTAGAACTATAATTGCATCTTGATAGACATCAAGAATATCATCATCAGAAATACCTAAAGTTCTAGCAAAATTTATAAATGGAGTTCTGTTCTCTGTATATACCATTTTTAAAGCATTTTTATCAGCTTGTTTTAAAAGTAGAAGTGTCTGTTGTTCTCTCATTAATGATTTAAAAATAGAAAAGTAAACAAAAAATTAAAAATAAATAAAAATATGTTAACCTTTTGGCTTTAGAATCATTAAAGTAAAAAAATACTATAAAATGATTTTAAAAACCAACCTCAAAATTCTAATTACTTTTTTTGTTTTATCCGCAGGATTTACTACTCCGGTTAATGGACAACTTTGGAAAAAACTTAAAAAGAAAGTGCAAACAAAAATTGAACAAAACATCGAAAAAAAAGTAGATAAGGAAACCGATAAAGTGATTGATAAAACTTTAGAAGGAAAGAAAGAAAAAGAAGACATTACGCAAACTAGTAATATTGATAATTCTATTAAATCGTATGGAACAGCTTCTATAAATCATTCTACATTATATGGTACTTTTAGAGTAGATGATGTTACAAAAACAAAGGTAAATAAAGAAGGAGAAAAGGTAAGTATTATTGGGTATTGGAGAACTTCTGATGTCGATGTTTTTGATGGCTATAAATTAATCATAAATAAAGTAGAAAATATAGATAACCTTAAGAATAAGACCTTTAAAATTCCAGAAGAAGCTACTTTAAAATTGGCATATAACGCTTTGTTACAAGGTACATATAGTTATGAAAGAGATGAAGTTAGAGCGCATCAAAATATGAATGTAATTAATGGTACGGTTTCAGTTACTTTTAATAAAGATAAAAATTTTGCTATCAATTTTTCAGGAAATGTAAAACTGCATGATTATAAGAATACAAACTCTTTAGAACAAAATATACCTTCAATATTAAAAGGAACGGTAACTACAACATCTCCAGAATATACAATTACAAAACCAACGAAGGTAAAAAAATCAAATACTAATGATTTTTCTGATGAAGAAAAAACACAGCGCTTTAAAGAAGCATTGCCAACAGTAGATATTCCATCAACATTTAATTTTAATAAACGTATAGAAGTTAAAATGACAGATGAAAGGGGAGAAACACAAAATTTAAGCTTTTTAATTGGAAGTTATCCGGATATATACGGAATATCTGTAAAGACTAAAGAAATGCAAGGTCAGGAAATGTTAGTTGTAAATACACCTAAATCATCTACAATTTTTATGAGTATGGCTGGCATGAAAATAAAGAAAACTACTTCTTTAGAGCAAATAGGCAGTCAAATAGGAGTAGAAGATAAGTTACCAGAGGATGGAGATTTTGATTATAGAAAAACAGGAGAAACAAAAATGATTATTGGTTATTTATGCGAAGAATTTAAGGTAGATTATGAGTATACAAATCAAATAGGAAGCACTTCTTTTTGGGTTTCTAAAGATTTTCCTATTCAGAATAAATCCTTGCCTATGTTGGGCATGAAAATGAATAACCCAAATTTATCTGGTTTTGTTTTAGAAATAAATACCACAAATAAAGATGAAAATTTTAAAATGGAAATTGTAAATATTTCTGATAAATCTGTGAAAATTAATACTAACGAGTACAAAAAAATGGGATTTTAAAATAAAATTGTTATGAGAAAAATACTAATATTTACGTTAATAATAAGCTTGTTTACCAGTTGTTTAGGTGATAAAAAAAGTGCTGTTGGTACCAATTTTAATGATACTTCTTTTGAAAATAAAAAATTTAAAACAAAAGTGGTTTATGCAGACTTAGCCCAACCTTGTAGTTATGTAGTAAAAAAAGATTTAGCCCAACAATACAATGTTTCTGTAGAAGAGGTTTTAATGATGGAAGGCAATTCGCAAAACAAAATTTGTACAATAAGAGTAAAATTGTCGGATGATGAATATAACTATTTAGTAGGGAGTATTCGTTTTTACGAAGAGAAAGATAATTTAGAAGATGGATCTTCTTGGGTAGAAAGTTGGCAATTACAAAAAGGAATTTCTAAAAGTGGCGAATGGATACCAAATCTTGGTAAAGCAGCGCTTTGGATTGCCAAAAAGAGAGAATTAAGAATAAAGTTTAAAGACTATACAATGGCTTTAAATGTACCTGGTGCCGCTTTTAATAAACAAGAGAAAGCACTTAATAGAGATTATAAAAAAATAGCATTAACAATAGTTAAAGACATAGAAATCTTAAATTAAATTATTATGAAAATTAAATTATTATATACACTCTTTTTAATTACAAGTTTTACCTATTCTCAGAGAACTTATATGCCTGATGATGTTTTTGAAGCACACATGATTCGTTTAGGGTATGATAATGTTTTAGACGATTATGTATCAACGAACGCAATTAATCAAATAAAAACATTAAACCTTGGAGGAGACATTGTAGATCCAACAGGAATTGAAGATTTTATTGCTTTAGAAAAATTAGTTTTAGATCATAATAAAATTAAAACTATTGATGTTTCTAAAAACACAAAATTAGAATACTTAGACTTAGGATCTAATGAGTTAACAAGTATAAATGTAAGTACATTAATTAATTTAGAAACACTTTATTTAGGAGGTAATATGTTGACTTCTATTAATATCTCTCAAAATAATGAATTAATAAAATTAGGACTAAGTGCAAATAAATTAAAATCAATTAATTTAGAATATAATAAAAAATTAGAAAGACTAGCCTTAAGTGAAAATTTATTTACTAGCATAGATGTTTCATCAAATACAAAACTTACATATTTATATGCTAATGATAATAAAGATTTGTATTCTCTTAATATGTCTAACTTAAAATACAATGAAATATCTTCTTTGTCAAATATTAGAAATTGTCCTAATTTGTATTGTGTAACAGTTACTGATGTTGCAGCCGCTTTTGATAAGTTTAAAGTAGAACAACAAAGAGATTCTCATACAGGTTTTAGTTTAAATTGTACAGAAACAACTAGTATACCCGATGCAAATTTCGAACAATATTTAATAAATTTAGGGTATGATTCTGGTGAAATTGATGGTAAAGTTATTACAGGAAATTTATCTGCTATTAATAGTTTAAATATAAAATCTAAAGGAATTTCAAATTTATCAGGAATAGAAGATTTTATAAATTTGGTTGAATTAAATGCTGCGAATAACCAAATTAGCACAATTGATTTAAGTAAGAATCTACTTTTAGAAAATTTATTTATAGCTAACAATCAACTACAAACAATAGATCTATCAAATAATTTACAACTCAAAAATATAGATGTTGGTGAAAATGATTTATCAAACTTAGATGTTCATTTATTAGTAGATTTAGTAACACTTTATTGTGATCAAAATCAATTAACAGTTATAAATTTATTTTCAAACAAAGAACTATTAGTACTTATTGCTAATGAAAATCAATTAAAAACTGTAGATATTAGAGAAAATGATAATTTATTTTTGATTGATGTTGAGAATAATTTATTAGAAAGTTTAACGATAAAAAATGGAAGTAATACAAAAATTACAACCTTTAAAGCTAAAGGAAATTTAAATTTAACCTGTATAGAAGTAGATGATATTAGTTTTAGTAATACAAATTGGACAGACAAAGATACCGTAGCAAATTATTCTACAAATTGTGCACCTGCAAATAACGATTGTGTAAATGCAATCCCTTTAATATTTGGGCAACAAACTTATGGAGATGTTATTAACGGAAATACAAATAATGATGCCATATGTGCAGAAGGAACCGTTTTAGCAGATGTTTGGTACTCTATTATTGTTAATGATAGTGGTAAACTTAGTTTTCAAGGAACTGGTTTTGGTGGTCTGCTTAAATTTGCAGTTTACAATAGTTGTACTAGCACTCAACCTGTTGCTTGCGGAGAAACTATATCATTATCAAATTTAATTGTTGGTACAAAACTTTATGTAAAAGTATGGTTAGAAACTAATTCTCCTAAAAATGTAAAAAACCTGTCAGAATCAGGAACATTTATTTTTACAGCAGAAGATACCAGTGTTTTATCTGCAAAAGATTATTTAATAGATAAAGATGGCTTAAATGTATTCCCAAATCCCTCGTTATCATCAAATTTTATTTCTATAGAAAGTAATAATTCTATGTCTAATATAGAATTATACAGTACAAATGGTCAGAAAATAATTTCTAAAAGAATAAAGAATCTTTCAAATATAGATTTAGATATTTCTAAAGTATCAACAGGGGTTTATATCTTAAAAGTAAAGGCAGACAATCAAATTATATCAAAAAAAATAGTTATTAAATAAATAGTTATTCATAAAAATCCATCAAATTTTTTTAAATAGAAGTTTTGATGGATTTTTTATGCATTGGTACTATTTTTATTCATTTAATTACGCAAAAAAAATTAAAATATTCTAATTTTATAAGCCCTGTTATTAATAGTAAATAAAAGGCCTTAAATAATAGCAACACTACTTATTCCGTTGCTTTTCTTTGTTATTTGAATTTGAGTAGGAATACGTTCTTTTAAGTTTTCTACGTGAGAGATAATTCCGATTATTTTTCCTTGAGATTGCAAGGTTTCTAAGGTAGAAATTACAGTTTCTAAGGTGTTGCCGTCTAACGTACCAAAACCTTCATCTATAAATAGCGATTCTATTTTTACGTTTTTACTTGCCAAATCAGATAAACCTAAAGCCAAAGCCAAACTGATTATAAATTTTTCTCCACCACTAGAAGTATCTACCAAACGTGCTTGATCTGTTTGATAATGATCTATTAAATTAAAATTAAGTTCTTCTTTAGGTTTGTAGTTATCTTCCATTTTTAAAGAATAACGTTTGTTTAATTGATACAAATGCACATTTGCCAGATCTAATAAATGTTTTAAAGTTAAACGCTGTACATATACGTTAAAGGCGTCTTTAGAATTACCGATAATTTTAAAGAGTTCTTTCCAAACAGTGCAAATTTCTGTTTGTACTTCTATTTTTTTATATACTACCAGATTACGATCTTGAATTTCTTTATCTTTTCTAAAAGCTTCTACAATCTTACCTTTAGCAGTTAGTAGCGCATCTTTTTTCGTTTTTAAATCGATTAAAATTTGTTTGCTTTCAGATTCTGAAGTTTCAAAATTTTTAGATTTTTTTAAATTTTCGATTGCTTTTAAATTTTCTTCTTTAAGCGTTTTTATTTTAAGTTGATTTTCATTTATTCGTTTTTTATTATTCGTAAATTTAAGTTTGTCTTCTACAGATAGTAATGCACTTTCAACAGCTTCTTTAGATGCAAAACCACTATCAATCAATTGTAAATTAAGAGTAGATGTAAAGGTGTTTAATTTGTCTTTTAACTCTTTTTGAGTAGCAATATTGTCTACCTTTAAAGTCTCTTGTTGGTTTTTTTTATCTAGTAATTTTTGCAAATTAATTTTGGTTAAATTTGCTTTTTCTACTATTTTATTTTTTAAATTTTGTAAACTATTTCTTTTACTTTCTACACTAATTTCTATAGGTAAAATAGCTGTTCGTTGGGTTGTTAATTCTAGATACTTTGTACGAGAGGTTGTTAGGTTTTTTAAAACATCAGACTCTGTTTTAGAAAGTGTTTCTAATTGCTTTTTATGATTTTCTAGCTTGGTTTCAATTACTTTTATTTCTGCTTTTAAAGTGTCTAGATTTTTTTGTGTTTTATTAAAAATGGATATGTGTTCTTCTATTTCTCTAATAAAAATTTGGGTATTTTCTGTTGAGGGTAATTTGTAGTTATGTTTAGATAATTTGGTTTTAAAATCTGTTTCTAAATCTGCACAAACTTTAGACAAATTTTCTATTGTTTTTTGATGCTTCTCAATTTCAGTTTTGGCATTTTTATTTTTTTCATTTAAAGTTGCAACAGTGGTTTGCAAACTTTGTACCTCTTTCTTTTGTACTTCTATATCTTTAGATAAATTGTTCTTGTCTACTTGTAATTTTTGTGCAGAAGCTACATTTTTATTTAATTCTTGTAGTTGTTTGCTTAGTAAATTTAGTTCAACTTCAATTTTAGAAATAGTACT
Protein-coding sequences here:
- the typA gene encoding translational GTPase TypA gives rise to the protein MQPIRNIAIIAHVDHGKTTLVDKIIDQAKILDERKERTDLLLDNNDLERERGITILSKNVSVNYKNTKINVIDTPGHADFGGEVERVLKMADGVLLLVDAFEGPMPQTRFVLGKALELGLTPIVVVNKVDKENCTPDIVHEKVFDLMFALEATEEQLDFTTVYGSAKNNWMSTDWKNQTEDIVPLLDAVLESIPETKYNEGTPQMQITSLDFSKFTGRIAIGRVFRGDLEVGKDYMLCKADGSTKKVRIKELHVFEGMGKVQVEKVPCGDICAITGLEGFEIGDTVADLENPEALPRTEIDQPTMSMLFTINNSPFFGKEGKFVTSRHLRDRLFKELEKNLALKVETTDSEDKFNVFGRGVLHLSVLIETMRREGYELQVGRPQVIIKEIDGKKHEPMETLSIDVPEDMASKAINLVSLRKGDMLVMEPKGDLQHLEFSIPSRGLIGLRNKILTATGGTAIINHRFSEYGPYKGDFTEEVKGAIVSSAAGKATAYALNRLQDRGVFFIDINQEIYVGQVIGENSKSDDMAVNLIKGKQLTNMRKSGTDDAMKIAPKVDFSLEENMEYIKADEYLEVTPESLRMRKIVFKG
- a CDS encoding DUF4412 domain-containing protein codes for the protein MILKTNLKILITFFVLSAGFTTPVNGQLWKKLKKKVQTKIEQNIEKKVDKETDKVIDKTLEGKKEKEDITQTSNIDNSIKSYGTASINHSTLYGTFRVDDVTKTKVNKEGEKVSIIGYWRTSDVDVFDGYKLIINKVENIDNLKNKTFKIPEEATLKLAYNALLQGTYSYERDEVRAHQNMNVINGTVSVTFNKDKNFAINFSGNVKLHDYKNTNSLEQNIPSILKGTVTTTSPEYTITKPTKVKKSNTNDFSDEEKTQRFKEALPTVDIPSTFNFNKRIEVKMTDERGETQNLSFLIGSYPDIYGISVKTKEMQGQEMLVVNTPKSSTIFMSMAGMKIKKTTSLEQIGSQIGVEDKLPEDGDFDYRKTGETKMIIGYLCEEFKVDYEYTNQIGSTSFWVSKDFPIQNKSLPMLGMKMNNPNLSGFVLEINTTNKDENFKMEIVNISDKSVKINTNEYKKMGF
- a CDS encoding CHAT domain-containing protein: MNYKTKILSYFFLVCFLSYFKVISAQKRKVKDINVQLKELQSKKTLNAKDSLKYAHFYLYQFIDLHKKKISHQNISSLDKGISFCPKSQQGDSLKAVFYNKKAYLKNELGYAMKSYKSILNSLNLLENIDNPNAGSIMGAYLLLSNQNAYFGNFEKAKQYMRLAENIYNKNKNYIDSNTFLLNNNYHRLKVIAKYRKIYMLWKLSENSKDSISIIKAMESLESMHKQPDFHKEERIYYSTALNHIGDWFISHTPDSLVSSKNISTGLNYLFKALYLTEEKNYPGLPWAIKYNIAKGFTKGNQLNKADSTMSVLFRGITKNDDRIPFFLAQKALIKAKKKQKDSALFYFDKSIQNIHSGKNSLANNYKNFIPSKSYNHTRLLLRINEELTNYYPKDTVVQKKNVIIYYLALKQFENSYLDIHFNEQQNKQLRKIIYGVLKNKKTGYFNTNLNQKLILNKFEIFRNKLEWKKFYQNRYTNTLPKLDSLKQRNIQLASLYNKAKTSNNLFKRDSIQLLIAKHESYKKKQFPQLELLSDFNFSVKELQKKLTKNDLILKYIYLENEMAIYQISKSNFKVNLVPWTDTEENILVSFISKIKKKKLKDKLGNELSAILIPNINANITRLIINPDGVLFNLPFEILKVNDKFITELYSTYYTSNLGLINYKLENKSASENIHIYVPNYSNSKTKSKVRNKPNILKGASIEAKNISKLFPSKLFNDDDLTKVEFIKTASSAKILHLAMHADINKTYPELSRLLFSNNLDNEEDHLYLEELYGLSLNAELAILSACNTGNGKIKNGNLESFQRAFTFAGVPATVVSLWEVPDSSTEKIMVLFYKNLKKGQTKSEALKNAKLSFRTKNASNKLSAPYFWAGFVVYGNDNAIISSFPIFTTIILTTVLIIFIIILIKIRKKHTTIISKKL
- a CDS encoding SHOCT domain-containing protein, giving the protein MNAIFTDASFQNIVNVANKYGISTNAVTDLTYCLMNSNGTMAQFNIPELGGGGQWMQGGMTMVGDMFNNNLKYLVDGLCTDLSNLIQQGAIQYKPLPKTANGQGGFAGNWWGNLGFPNSTGSQNDTSYAIFNGIHRLAIQQNGKVTIFDTLDHNIGGVGQQQGGNYSVSFTSQYGNVDLGSLPIVSGGNEPQQPAPVQNNEIQNNVVETPVAPIAQDPIQPAESNNNVNNSAFEEDIFGKIEKLAGLKDKGILSTEEFENKKIDLLNRL
- a CDS encoding tol-pal system YbgF family protein, with protein sequence MENKEFDKNLKKAITLQKRKELKSYIQSVENSIAKPKKYNWLLVASIALLIGLSSFYLFNSKSLSNNELYNLHFTPYENVIEPIVRDKVNKSKKAFAFSLYEQGKYLKAIESFNKLTEKDSIEANTLLFFKANAYLQLEEFKKSEILFHKILINDNKEWKNESLWYLALISLKQDKKDAAITFLDKLQRQQKLNFKTEEIKIILNNIK
- a CDS encoding RNA polymerase sigma factor translates to MREQQTLLLLKQADKNALKMVYTENRTPFINFARTLGISDDDILDVYQDAIIVLQEKALKGEIDHLKCTIKTYLFGIGKYMLYEKTRKNNKKIKDFSLEKEDYNYKEISNKFLDDEPNQFQLLLQKAFTTLGKKCKEVLTLFYYRGYTIDEITDALNYDNKNVVKSQKSRCLKQLKEKIKTETHGK